In the genome of Pseudomonas sp. HS6, one region contains:
- a CDS encoding OsmC family protein, which produces MTVTVNTISAEGFRHTVQIDEHELFADVPTTAGGEGSAPEPHDYFDAALGACKALTLKLYAKKKDIPLTGVGVEVKRDNSQEQKGKYALHVTLTLKGVLTDAQREELLRVADRCPIHKLMTTSEVTIETHAPQGFDSQ; this is translated from the coding sequence ATGACCGTCACCGTCAATACCATCTCCGCCGAAGGTTTCCGTCACACCGTACAGATCGATGAGCACGAACTGTTTGCCGATGTCCCGACGACTGCCGGCGGCGAAGGCTCGGCTCCGGAGCCACACGATTACTTCGACGCCGCCCTCGGCGCCTGCAAGGCTCTGACGCTGAAGCTGTACGCGAAGAAAAAAGACATTCCGCTTACCGGCGTCGGTGTCGAGGTCAAGCGCGACAACAGTCAGGAACAGAAAGGCAAGTACGCCCTGCACGTCACCCTGACACTTAAAGGCGTGCTCACCGACGCACAACGCGAAGAGCTGTTGCGAGTGGCGGATCGCTGCCCGATTCACAAACTGATGACCACCAGCGAAGTCACCATCGAAACCCACGCCCCACAAGGCTTCGACAGCCAGTAA